In Acidobacteriota bacterium, a single genomic region encodes these proteins:
- a CDS encoding helix-turn-helix transcriptional regulator, with translation MAPPAGRAGDDPAARDNSPRVDPRVLVEEFGLTPAEGDVAAALAEGRTVSEIAASTGREESTVRWHVKNLHSKLGVHRQADVVRLVLLSATAASQAG, from the coding sequence ATGGCCCCTCCCGCCGGCAGAGCCGGAGACGATCCGGCAGCGAGGGACAACAGCCCCCGTGTGGATCCGCGAGTCCTGGTGGAGGAGTTCGGCCTGACTCCAGCCGAGGGTGACGTGGCCGCGGCGCTGGCGGAGGGCCGCACGGTCAGCGAGATCGCGGCGAGTACCGGCCGCGAGGAGAGCACCGTGCGCTGGCACGTGAAGAACCTCCACTCCAAGCTCGGCGTCCATCGTCAGGCGGACGTCGTCCGTCTCGTGCTGCTGTCGGCGACGGCCGCGTCGCAGGCGGGTTGA
- a CDS encoding helix-turn-helix transcriptional regulator, whose product MEDVVRLLQEAVFDESRSLNLADSIDGACGLIGNQLSVASATGDADMDCLFQQALVRGLPQGDLELEYLERYAHRDERLPRLSVLPLGKPYHNTELWTESERKRSSMYRSFLPRVCSNDQLIVRFHGRGDTTVFWTLSREMDGGGWSFENVERIERLVPHVAHFVRVRQALAAAAARGDALAALLDRTGMGVLHLDRQGRVLEANERARRVLAEGDCLTQRKNQLRARARHENAQLGRLLAACFDRGVGGSMALWRPGDSRAGSLILHVCPVRPDSTSFDTYGVAVQILLVEPGSPPEMDARRLTDLYDLTPSEGRLALLLARGQSVSEIAASTGRKESTVRWHVRNLHPKLGVHRQADLVRLVLSTAVATPAE is encoded by the coding sequence ATGGAAGATGTCGTCAGGCTCCTTCAGGAAGCCGTCTTCGACGAGAGTCGCTCGCTGAATCTGGCGGATTCGATCGACGGCGCCTGCGGACTGATCGGAAACCAGCTCTCTGTAGCTTCCGCTACGGGTGACGCCGACATGGATTGTCTTTTTCAGCAGGCGCTGGTTCGCGGCCTTCCGCAGGGGGATCTGGAGTTGGAGTACCTTGAGCGCTACGCGCATCGGGACGAGCGTCTACCCCGGTTGAGCGTACTGCCCTTGGGAAAGCCCTACCACAACACGGAGTTGTGGACCGAGAGCGAACGGAAGCGATCATCTATGTACCGGAGCTTCCTGCCGCGAGTGTGTAGCAACGATCAGTTGATCGTACGTTTCCACGGCCGTGGAGACACAACGGTCTTCTGGACCCTCAGCCGAGAGATGGACGGTGGCGGTTGGTCGTTCGAGAACGTGGAACGAATCGAACGGCTGGTGCCCCATGTCGCGCACTTCGTACGCGTACGGCAGGCATTGGCCGCCGCGGCCGCGCGCGGCGATGCCCTGGCGGCCTTGCTGGACCGGACAGGCATGGGGGTGCTCCATCTCGACCGCCAGGGGCGGGTGCTGGAAGCGAACGAACGGGCCCGGCGTGTGCTGGCGGAAGGCGACTGCCTAACGCAGCGGAAGAACCAGCTCCGAGCGCGCGCGCGGCACGAGAATGCCCAGTTGGGGCGCCTGCTGGCAGCCTGCTTCGACCGGGGCGTCGGCGGGTCGATGGCGCTTTGGCGCCCGGGCGATTCAAGAGCCGGTTCCTTGATCTTGCACGTATGCCCGGTACGCCCGGACTCGACCAGCTTCGACACCTATGGCGTTGCCGTTCAGATCCTGTTGGTCGAACCGGGAAGCCCACCCGAGATGGACGCTCGTCGCCTGACTGACCTCTACGATCTGACGCCGTCCGAGGGTCGTCTGGCTCTCCTGCTTGCCAGAGGCCAGAGCGTCAGCGAGATCGCGGCCTCCACGGGTCGCAAGGAAAGCACGGTCCGCTGGCACGTCCGCAACCTGCACCCCAAGCTGGGCGTCCATCGCCAGGCGGACCTGGTGCGCCTCGTGCTGTCGACGGCGGTCGCGACGCCGGCCGAGTAG
- a CDS encoding sulfatase-like hydrolase/transferase: MKRSTRRDFLQQSSRLIAGGTLAGLAGCDAAEKPVAVDDRPNLLFFFPDQHRPDWLGPGSGGLAALRTPNIDRLARDGVNFTNALVPSPVCAPSRACLASGREYDRCGVSSNRFDYPLDQTTFYGRLRDSGYHTMAVGKLDMSKNSGNWGIDGTNFADDWGFSAQINNCGKGDGMESYLEDPEGPKDPYYAFLDSLEPPQGKACAEDFRRRRSGFPDTWWGDVITSPLGPEAYCDNWIARNGLDLIEAAPRDRPWHLVINFTGPHPPVDITAEMENWVRDRDGLGQPFAYEGALTPAEHVALRQNYAAMIENIDTWLGRYIDMLDETGQLENTIIVYSSDHGEMLGDHARWGKSVPYQASAGVPLLAAGPGIRAGYECPLPTTVLDLAATFLDYAGLPTPADMDSQSLRPLLEGRTDSHREVVLSGLRNWRLAYDGRYKLVTGFGDEDILWDLEADPLETENLAARQPEVVRRLREVLPR; encoded by the coding sequence ATGAAGCGCAGCACCCGCCGCGATTTCCTCCAACAGTCATCCCGTCTGATCGCTGGCGGCACCCTGGCCGGTCTGGCCGGTTGCGACGCTGCCGAGAAGCCGGTGGCTGTCGACGATCGCCCCAACCTGCTCTTCTTCTTTCCCGACCAGCACCGGCCCGACTGGCTCGGCCCAGGCAGCGGCGGTCTCGCCGCACTGCGAACACCGAACATCGACCGCCTCGCCCGCGACGGCGTCAACTTCACCAACGCCCTCGTGCCGTCGCCTGTCTGCGCCCCCTCACGCGCCTGCCTGGCCTCCGGCCGCGAGTACGACCGTTGCGGCGTGAGCAGCAACCGATTCGACTATCCGCTCGACCAGACGACCTTCTACGGGCGACTCCGCGACTCCGGCTACCACACGATGGCGGTCGGCAAGCTCGACATGTCGAAGAACAGCGGCAACTGGGGTATCGACGGAACGAACTTCGCCGATGACTGGGGCTTCTCGGCGCAGATCAACAACTGTGGCAAGGGCGACGGCATGGAGTCCTACCTGGAGGATCCGGAAGGGCCGAAGGACCCGTACTACGCCTTTCTCGACTCCCTCGAACCGCCGCAGGGCAAGGCCTGCGCCGAGGACTTCCGGCGGCGACGCTCCGGCTTCCCCGACACCTGGTGGGGCGACGTGATCACCTCGCCCCTCGGACCTGAGGCCTACTGCGACAACTGGATCGCACGCAACGGACTCGACCTGATCGAGGCGGCGCCGCGGGACCGGCCCTGGCACCTCGTCATCAACTTCACCGGGCCCCACCCGCCGGTCGACATCACGGCCGAGATGGAAAACTGGGTGCGCGACAGGGATGGTCTCGGCCAACCCTTCGCCTACGAAGGCGCCCTGACTCCCGCCGAACACGTGGCCCTGCGCCAGAACTACGCCGCGATGATCGAGAACATCGACACCTGGCTGGGCCGCTACATCGACATGCTCGACGAAACCGGCCAGCTCGAGAACACGATCATCGTCTACTCAAGCGACCACGGCGAGATGCTCGGCGACCACGCGCGCTGGGGGAAGTCGGTCCCCTACCAGGCCTCCGCGGGCGTACCCCTGCTGGCGGCCGGACCCGGTATCCGCGCCGGCTACGAGTGCCCCTTGCCGACCACCGTGCTCGACCTCGCCGCCACCTTCCTGGACTACGCCGGGCTTCCCACGCCGGCCGACATGGACAGCCAGTCACTGCGGCCACTGCTCGAAGGACGGACCGACAGCCACCGGGAGGTCGTCCTCTCCGGGCTTCGGAACTGGCGACTCGCCTACGACGGTCGCTACAAACTGGTGACCGGCTTCGGGGACGAGGACATCCTCTGGGATCTGGAGGCCGATCCGTTGGAGACGGAGAACCTGGCTGCTAGACAGCCGGAGGTCGTGCGGCGGCTGCGGGAGGTCCTGCCCCGCTGA
- a CDS encoding nucleotidyl transferase AbiEii/AbiGii toxin family protein: protein MKDHLETLVRPHDPLRARNVVREYLQARVLLAMQGAGAMTTLAFQGGTCLRFLHSLPRYSEDLDFALEGNREAYDLPKYLKAVRADLGAENYRVELRIREHRAVHGAMARFPGLLHELGLSPHRSEALAIRIEVDTNPPRGADCAISLVRRHVTLRLFHHDRASLLAGKLHAVLQRGYPKGRDLHDLIWYLSDPDWPAPNLSLLNAALRQTGWTGDELAARAWTEPVAERLQALDWERALTDVRPFLEEQNDIDLITSENALRLLARSGSPA, encoded by the coding sequence GTGAAGGACCACCTCGAGACGCTGGTCCGGCCACACGATCCGTTGCGAGCCCGCAACGTGGTCAGGGAGTACCTTCAGGCCCGCGTCCTCCTGGCGATGCAGGGCGCCGGCGCCATGACCACCCTGGCGTTTCAGGGCGGGACCTGCCTGCGGTTCCTCCACTCCCTTCCCCGGTACTCCGAAGACCTCGACTTCGCGCTGGAAGGCAACCGCGAGGCCTACGACCTGCCGAAGTACCTGAAAGCCGTCCGCGCCGACCTCGGCGCCGAGAACTACCGTGTGGAGTTGAGGATCCGCGAGCACCGCGCCGTGCATGGAGCGATGGCGCGTTTTCCCGGCCTCCTCCACGAACTGGGCCTTTCTCCCCACCGCTCCGAAGCGCTGGCCATCAGGATCGAGGTCGACACGAACCCCCCGCGTGGGGCGGACTGCGCCATCAGCCTCGTCCGCCGGCACGTAACACTCAGGCTCTTCCATCACGACCGCGCTTCCTTGCTGGCAGGAAAGCTCCATGCCGTCCTCCAGCGCGGCTACCCGAAGGGCCGGGACCTGCACGACCTGATCTGGTACCTGAGCGATCCGGACTGGCCCGCACCCAACCTCTCACTGCTCAACGCGGCGCTACGCCAGACCGGTTGGACAGGAGATGAGCTGGCGGCACGTGCCTGGACCGAGCCGGTCGCGGAGCGACTCCAAGCGTTGGACTGGGAGCGAGCGCTTACGGACGTGCGCCCGTTCCTGGAAGAGCAGAACGACATCGACCTGATTACCTCCGAGAATGCACTGCGCCTCCTTGCCAGGTCAGGCTCGCCCGCGTAG
- a CDS encoding carboxypeptidase regulatory-like domain-containing protein, whose amino-acid sequence MKRSLISGWCTALIVLVCAGPLLADGPQTGTIDGRVLDAQGAPLPGVTVTLTGPQNTRTVITDADGVYRFALLLAGRYTVNAELEGLGAAELATDLEPGQRRGIDLTLVSATEEEITVTGEAPLISRYETALAATIPEEVTDNVAFGTRTYNAAIRQLPSVVNRNDADTVPSVNGGISTEVGVYVEGVDTSMHRRGGEMRLLIPSTALTETKLESTGFGAEYGRATSGIINSTVKTGTNEFHGEALYIGQNPKWRAPDILELERPDDQINSYETSVGGPLARNRAWFFVSYGRISDNRIDRLRDGTVVNLSRQADPLVAKVNFQPRDTQQIAVTAIDAPSDAIGLSGNPGDQYAIMNFPLNGRVQTLNWSLGLGASNFLEFKVANREEFVGRHAAEQHAIDPNASPDDPPGNNFRYRDLATGLRYNGPAVRLAEGFNDFPRDQANVSLTSFRGRHEWKFGIDAQAIEFSNLTSIITEFRGRNYDASLPGGFVTPVNKRVFDRSDVITETSDFLAGFVQDRFEVGDNWVWTLGIRGDQQTIDNDIGERVNEYTEFVPRISGVYDMKADGSILLRGTLGRYYHAIGMGIVLQEFSRQNNGENIYEQFLWNRETLRYDRFQRRVEPTFDQAIQDIDPYYKDEISFGADFQVSEKWVVKSRLVASEATNIFHATLQYDDAGRVVRDLRNWSDARREYRALQLEANRLFRNNWTLRTNYTLSSTEGNINSFNDNFNLFEGLGGIEVGTGLTNATSSDWWFGRLLEDREHLANVIGMKRFDFGRHDLVLGGFLHYAAGRPWGSHVSTQVRHPVSGQTITTSTYREPSDANRLPDTWTVDLSLMYSVAMVGNVRAKIGFDLANATDSQEPVTINTSTGRPNARVSSYQRPREFRLKVGFSF is encoded by the coding sequence ATGAAGCGAAGTCTAATCTCGGGCTGGTGCACGGCCCTTATCGTCCTGGTCTGCGCGGGACCGCTGCTCGCGGACGGTCCGCAGACGGGCACGATCGACGGCCGCGTCCTGGACGCCCAGGGTGCGCCGCTGCCTGGCGTCACCGTCACGCTGACCGGCCCGCAGAACACGCGGACGGTCATCACGGACGCTGACGGCGTCTACCGCTTCGCGCTGCTGCTCGCCGGGCGCTACACGGTGAACGCCGAGCTCGAGGGCCTCGGCGCGGCCGAACTGGCGACAGACCTCGAACCGGGCCAACGCCGCGGCATCGACCTGACCCTGGTTTCCGCGACCGAAGAGGAGATCACGGTCACGGGCGAGGCTCCCCTGATCAGCCGCTATGAGACCGCCCTGGCGGCGACGATCCCGGAGGAGGTGACGGACAACGTCGCTTTCGGCACGCGTACCTACAACGCGGCGATCCGGCAGTTGCCGTCGGTTGTCAACCGGAATGACGCGGATACCGTGCCGTCCGTGAACGGCGGCATCTCGACCGAGGTGGGCGTCTACGTCGAAGGCGTGGATACGTCGATGCACCGTCGCGGCGGCGAGATGCGTCTGCTCATCCCCAGCACCGCGCTGACCGAGACGAAGCTCGAGTCGACCGGCTTCGGTGCGGAGTATGGCCGGGCGACGTCCGGCATCATCAACTCGACGGTCAAGACGGGGACGAACGAGTTCCACGGCGAGGCGCTCTACATCGGCCAGAACCCGAAGTGGAGGGCGCCGGACATCCTGGAGCTTGAGCGTCCCGATGACCAGATCAACAGCTACGAGACCAGCGTCGGCGGTCCGCTCGCTCGCAACCGGGCGTGGTTCTTCGTGTCCTATGGCCGGATCTCCGACAACCGGATCGATCGCTTGCGGGACGGGACCGTCGTCAATCTCAGCCGCCAGGCGGATCCCCTGGTCGCCAAGGTCAACTTCCAGCCCAGGGACACTCAGCAGATCGCGGTCACCGCGATCGATGCTCCGTCGGATGCCATCGGGCTTTCCGGCAACCCCGGCGACCAGTACGCGATCATGAACTTCCCGCTGAACGGGCGGGTGCAGACGCTGAACTGGAGTCTCGGACTGGGCGCCTCGAACTTCCTCGAGTTCAAGGTCGCGAACCGCGAGGAGTTCGTCGGCCGTCACGCGGCGGAGCAGCACGCGATCGATCCGAACGCCTCGCCGGACGATCCGCCGGGGAACAACTTCCGCTACCGCGACCTGGCGACGGGCCTGAGGTACAACGGTCCGGCCGTGCGCCTGGCCGAGGGCTTCAACGACTTCCCGCGCGACCAGGCGAACGTGTCCCTGACGAGCTTCCGGGGCCGCCACGAGTGGAAGTTCGGCATCGACGCGCAGGCGATCGAGTTCAGCAACCTGACCTCGATCATCACCGAGTTCCGCGGCCGGAACTACGACGCTAGCCTGCCCGGCGGCTTCGTGACGCCCGTGAACAAGCGGGTGTTCGACCGGTCGGACGTGATCACCGAGACCAGCGACTTCCTGGCCGGCTTCGTGCAGGATCGCTTCGAGGTCGGCGACAACTGGGTGTGGACCCTGGGCATTCGGGGCGACCAACAGACGATCGACAACGACATCGGCGAGCGGGTCAACGAGTACACCGAGTTCGTCCCCAGGATCAGCGGCGTCTACGACATGAAGGCCGACGGCAGCATCCTGCTCCGCGGCACGCTCGGTCGCTACTACCACGCGATCGGCATGGGCATCGTGCTCCAGGAGTTCTCCCGCCAGAACAACGGCGAGAACATCTACGAGCAGTTCCTGTGGAACCGCGAGACCCTGCGCTACGACCGCTTCCAGCGGCGTGTCGAGCCCACGTTCGACCAGGCCATCCAGGACATCGACCCCTACTACAAGGATGAGATCTCCTTCGGCGCCGATTTCCAGGTGTCCGAGAAGTGGGTCGTCAAGTCGCGCCTGGTGGCGAGCGAGGCGACGAACATCTTCCACGCCACGCTCCAGTACGACGATGCCGGCCGGGTAGTCCGGGATCTTCGGAACTGGTCCGACGCCCGCCGCGAGTACCGGGCGCTGCAGCTCGAGGCGAACCGGCTGTTCCGCAACAACTGGACCCTGCGCACGAACTACACCCTGAGTTCGACCGAGGGGAACATCAACTCCTTCAACGACAACTTCAACCTGTTCGAGGGCCTGGGCGGAATCGAGGTCGGCACCGGGCTGACCAACGCGACCTCGAGCGACTGGTGGTTCGGGCGGCTGCTCGAGGATCGGGAGCATCTGGCGAACGTCATCGGCATGAAGCGCTTCGATTTCGGCCGGCACGACCTGGTGCTGGGCGGCTTCCTTCACTACGCCGCCGGGAGGCCCTGGGGGAGCCACGTCTCTACTCAGGTCCGTCACCCGGTTTCGGGCCAGACGATCACGACGTCGACGTACCGTGAGCCGTCGGACGCCAACCGGCTGCCGGACACATGGACTGTCGATCTGTCCCTGATGTACTCGGTCGCGATGGTCGGCAACGTGCGGGCAAAGATCGGCTTCGATCTCGCGAACGCGACGGACAGTCAGGAGCCCGTCACCATCAACACGTCGACGGGACGGCCGAACGCGAGGGTCTCCTCCTATCAGCGACCGCGAGAGTTCCGGCTGAAGGTGGGCTTCAGCTTCTGA
- a CDS encoding DUF222 domain-containing protein, which translates to MIEKESGMNPKERLGEEIAALAARIDAATYELLVLIREFDEKEGWNCGFLTCAQWLAWRIGLAPGAARERVRVARALGELPVMSEAMKRGELSYSKVRALTRVARPETEKELVDLGRAGTAAHVEQVVRAWRRIDRTLEARDDELRDASSQVTAHIDENGMYVIRGRLAPEAGEVLMKALEAASDRLYAEEKQEERPPAGKVRADALALVAESALKGGLDPGSSGDRYQVVVHVGERELEEPERTPPGGGPHVPAGTPNAPRTHCRGAGGVKGDVPAGTPTEGAWLGKSHIRVSAETARRIACDAGKVVMRQRFGQVLSVGRKTRTIPPSIRRALEFRDQGCRFPGCTSQHCDAHHIEHWADGGETKLSNLVLLCRRHHRLLHEGGFSVRMDDQREVRFFDPRGRLLERSPAPRPVGLDAARELVEHLEDAGVLITGKESMPVWDGKSMDLRYVMECLWRPPPHFEAVVAQEREIARVA; encoded by the coding sequence ATGATTGAGAAAGAAAGCGGCATGAATCCCAAGGAGCGCCTGGGCGAAGAGATTGCCGCGCTCGCGGCGCGCATCGACGCGGCGACCTACGAACTGCTCGTTCTGATCCGCGAGTTCGACGAGAAGGAAGGCTGGAACTGCGGCTTCCTCACCTGCGCGCAATGGCTCGCGTGGCGGATCGGTCTCGCACCCGGCGCGGCCCGCGAGCGGGTCAGGGTTGCCCGGGCCCTGGGCGAGTTGCCCGTGATGAGCGAGGCGATGAAGCGGGGCGAACTCTCTTACTCGAAGGTGAGAGCGTTGACGCGGGTGGCGCGACCCGAGACAGAGAAGGAACTGGTTGATCTCGGCAGGGCCGGCACCGCCGCGCACGTCGAACAGGTAGTCAGGGCGTGGCGACGGATCGACCGCACGCTCGAGGCGCGGGACGACGAGCTCCGCGACGCTTCGAGCCAGGTGACTGCCCACATCGACGAGAACGGCATGTACGTGATCCGGGGTCGGCTGGCGCCGGAGGCGGGCGAGGTGCTGATGAAGGCGCTTGAAGCGGCGAGCGACAGGCTCTACGCGGAGGAGAAGCAGGAGGAGCGGCCGCCGGCGGGCAAGGTGCGAGCCGACGCCTTGGCTCTCGTGGCGGAGAGCGCGCTCAAGGGCGGTCTCGATCCGGGATCGAGCGGCGACCGGTACCAGGTTGTCGTTCATGTCGGCGAGCGCGAGTTGGAGGAGCCGGAGCGCACCCCGCCTGGAGGTGGGCCGCACGTTCCCGCGGGAACGCCTAACGCCCCGAGGACGCATTGCCGCGGGGCAGGAGGAGTCAAGGGCGACGTTCCCGCGGGAACGCCGACCGAGGGGGCTTGGCTCGGCAAATCGCACATCCGCGTTTCCGCTGAAACGGCCCGCCGCATCGCCTGCGACGCCGGGAAGGTCGTGATGCGGCAGCGTTTCGGGCAGGTCCTGAGCGTCGGCCGCAAGACGCGCACCATCCCGCCGTCGATACGGCGCGCTCTCGAGTTCCGGGACCAAGGGTGCCGGTTCCCCGGCTGTACGTCCCAGCACTGCGACGCCCACCACATCGAGCATTGGGCCGACGGCGGCGAAACGAAGCTCTCGAACCTCGTGCTTCTCTGTCGCCGGCACCACCGGTTGCTCCACGAAGGCGGTTTCAGTGTGCGGATGGATGACCAACGGGAAGTGCGGTTCTTCGATCCGCGGGGTCGGCTGCTTGAGAGGAGCCCGGCGCCACGGCCGGTCGGCCTCGATGCGGCGCGAGAGCTGGTCGAGCACCTGGAGGATGCGGGTGTCTTGATCACCGGCAAAGAGTCGATGCCGGTTTGGGACGGCAAGTCGATGGACCTGCGTTACGTCATGGAATGCCTGTGGCGGCCGCCTCCGCATTTTGAGGCGGTAGTTGCGCAGGAAAGAGAGATTGCGCGGGTCGCTTAG